DNA sequence from the Cottoperca gobio chromosome 2, fCotGob3.1, whole genome shotgun sequence genome:
TTCGCATCCATGGGGTGCATAGAGCATGCGCACTTGCGTTTTCCTTAAACCCTCGGCTCAGTCACATGAATGGAGGCGGGGGAAAACTCTGGATTCGGCTATTAGCGCATTCTACAACATTTTGAACCTAACGATTTACATAAGGGCTATTCAAGTATTTCAAACATCATACGCTGATTTAGTCTCTTTCCCGACGTTGGTCAATGGGATAAAGTATTTTTGGTCCCATGGCATCACGTGACTGACACGGAAATTGTAATTCCACGGTTTGGTCACTACGAACATTTGCTTCAAAGGCTGGTGCACTTCCtggattactcgacacacgctctGAAGCCTCGGCACAGCGCGTAACGTCACTACTTTGTATTGAATCCAGATACCATACCAGGTAGTGGCGGTAATGCTCCATAACATTGTTTGCCAACCGCCATGAAACACCACGAATAATAACTCCAGGCCAGCTGGTGGCAGTATTGCACTCTTTACACACACCGGTGAAAAGAATAACAAGGAAGCAGCAGGAagcgtttgttttgtttgtatttaataaagATCCTGTACAGTCTCTGTCTTAGCTGTCAGTCTGTAGATGTAATAATGTCGGACCCCTGTGTAAGTGACACGCTGAATCAGCTGCTGATACACCACACACAGTCTTTCGAGCAAGAAGAATGGCAGACGAAGCTCCTTTTCAGTTTTTACATAACGAAGtgatacagtacatttacaagTCAGCTGACAACGGAGAGACGGTAAGAGAGTGGCAGCCTGAGTGTGTACTGTTAGTGGTCGCCTAACCGTGTGTTCATTAGTTCTCCTCTGTCATCCTTCAGGAGAATGGAAGAAATATCGCCAAACTGGAGAATATGGGATTCAGAGTCGGCCAAGGGCTAATAGAGAGGTAACAAGCTAACTTCTGCCAATGTGTTCCTCTTGTGACAGTTGGTGTGCCAGTAGTATCAACTTATATTATACTTAtctatgtatataaatattatatttatctatgtattaatgtatgtatgtatgtatgtgaaaaACGGGTATATTTTCTTCAATGAATTTAGTGAGAAATGCTTTTTCTTTAATCCTTTAAAATTGACTTCCCCCCATTGTAACCAACTCTGACAGTTCCAGCTCCTTCTGTACATGATTCcagtgtgttttaaaatattttttttctatttctgttttaacacaatcctgctgccacaaatactcacgAGAGCAACAAATGTGGATGCACCTGCCGCTGAAAATATTCCCCAAATAAGTGCATAATTTCCTGCTGTTATAGTTAGATTTGATTAAAAACTAGAGTaaacagcttttaaaataaatattgaatgacATTGTTCATATATGACCACTGACTAGGCTGAGAAGTCACACCAACTCATTGGGTCTTATGCAAAAGCCATTGGTACGAAGTGTCAAACTTCTGGACTTTGAGCCGCTTTTCCTTTTCCCTAGACTAACGAAAGACACAGTGAGGTTCAAAGACGAGCTGGACATCATGAAGTTTGTGTGTAAAGACTTCTGGACCTGTGTGTTCAAGAAGCAAATCGACAACCTTCGAACCAATCACCAGGTAACAGTTCCTTTCATTCATGTAGGTTATCATTAACATAATGCACTCTAACAACAGGTGCAGCCCTGAGAAACTGAaatgattcattttgttttgaacaTAAGTGAAGCACTAAatataacctgtacagtctgtaaagcacactgagacaaatgtataatttgtgatattgggctatacaaataaatttgatttgaatatcaATATTCTTCTTTCACCAGCTGCACTGCTGTATGCGTCTGTGCTGATGCTGTTGTCATGTGTTTCAGGGCATCTATGTTCTCCAGGACAACAAGTTCCGATTACTGAGTCAGCTGTCAGCTGGGAAACAGTATCTGGAACACGCCCCAAAGGTGCTTCACACGGCTCCATACAGGAGCGatgaacattcacacacacatagcagtttgaggttcagtatcttgcttaaggacactttgacatgtagACTGCAgaggctggggatcgaaccgctGACCTTCTGATTAGTGAACACACTCTACTGTAGTGTTTAGTGTAATGTTGAGAACTGTCAGTGTAAACTAGTTGTGACAGGATTTAGATgatctgtctcttcttctccagcATGAGTGGAACAAGTTCAGATGCAGTTTAAACTTTAACCTCATTCATACTGGCTGCTGTATTTTGTGCTGTTAGTTCATCCACAGCCATCCATTTGCAGTGTTTTAGCAGAGAACTCTGATGTATGTTGACAGCTGCTGTACCCATAGCAAACACATATTAATCCAGATTTATATGGCTGATACCAGGTTATCAGAAACTCAGATTGTCCGACCCCCCGCTCATGTTATGACACAGATGACTGTTTGTCTCACTGCAGTATCTGGCCTTCAGCTGTGGTCTGGTGAGAGGAGCTCTGTCCAACCTTGGAGTGAAGAGTATTGTGACTGCCGAGGTGTCCGTCATGCCTGCATGTAAGACACACATCACTCGTGCATCAACAGGACAGAGACATACATCTTACCTCTACTACTACTTTCTCAAGAGCTTTCAGCAACATCTCTGTCATCGTCGGCGAacagagtttatttttattttcctgagACAAACTTCCTCGGCTGAGGAATGCCATGAGATGCTGTTGAAAGGTCAAGCAGAACGTCAGAGACAGAAGCAACCTCTTTAGTTTAGTTGGCGGAGGTCCACAGAGAGACCTCACACACTCATTCCTTTCATGTGTGTTGAGTTCATCTTCTTTCAATGTGCTCTACAGTTTCCCAGTCTGCTATGCGTTAGATAAATATATCTGCTCGATTATGTTTACATGTGACGGATTATTGCATCTATATTTTTACACACCTGGCATAGCAGCAGTAAcctcattattttttattttatgattattaGTTATCAGGATCTAATGGTAAAGAGACATCAGATgaattctctctctgtctctgtgtgtgtgtcctcctctcccctctctctcctccaatTAATTATGCTGGTGTTGCCACCATATCCTGTCACTCCTGTCTCAGGTTtctgtatacatctgtataATCACTACACTTTCATTACATGATATTCAAACACACTTACCAATAACACTTTTATCTCGCAAATATCTTGTTCAATCCTCTTGAAGTTGAGGTGGAAAAAACATTGGAAACACATTTATGAATACACATtctgaataaaaataaagtgtggACTAACatgctttctcttctctctgttctttatatttctgtagGCAAATTCCAGATCATGATCCAGAAGATGTAGCAACTCTCTTCTGCCACGCTGACTCTGCACTCTTCTGCCTTCATACATATCCCTGTAATCTGCTCATTAAAGAGAAATGCCCCCCGTAGCTGTTAGTAAAATAGACTTCTGTCTGCACTTACAGGTAGGCCCTTACAAGTGTTTCAtgctgacacacagacataagTATAAGTGGACAAACACTTTTACACAAATGTTATCTCATTCTTATAAAGTCTGACTTTCACCATTTCAATGAGTGAGTCTTGTCATTTTGGACTCTTGTCGTTTGATTGTTTATCAATGCtggtgctggtgcgtagttcactcctcccctttcctccactgtgtaggtgtgtgcgggaggagggaatgtgaatgcgcaaggcagggagaaaacaaaaaacttgaaatTCAGGGCGCGCGgagttccgttgggggaatatatatgtatgctgtcTGCGCTCCGGGGGGGGGGTGTCGGAGCTCCGGTACGAGTGCTGTCGGAGAAAATTGATaaaagttggataatttcccacggcacaGCTGACGATCTCTCACGGCACAGTGTGAACCCAATGGAACATCTCTGGAGAGACCTGACACTGAGTCCACTGAGTCTAATGCTCCCCATCCAACCTGACAGCTTGAGGGAATCTGCAGAGAAGAACGGCAGAAAATCAAGAATAGGGGAGCATGTCAGTCCTAACTGCAGGTATTTCACAAAGCATCTCAGTGAATATAGCAACAGTgatagtgcagctttaataaatGGAGGAGGGAGGTCAGGGAACATTGTTCAAAGGCAAAGTATGGAGTGACAGCGCACTCCGTTGTGAGACTGTTGCCTGAATTGGTAAGAAATAAGTGGGTCAATTCACTTAACATGCTGAATGGATGCAGCCACACACCTCAGTCTCTGCTGTTGCATTAGCTGTTATTTGTTCACACACGTTTTCTTCATCAGATCAAGCTTCTTAAATTCAAGGTTAAGTGTTTGTTTGAGCACTTAGCCTCACAGCCATGTGGTTAAACTTTGCTTTGAGAAAAACCTCCCTTGTGatttgaaataatattttaaagatttaacCAGATGTAAAATCAACTTTTACCACATGTGTTTTGCTCTGTTGAAACGATCAAAAAGCTATACATGTATAGAACAGAAGAAACAGTCTAATAGATAAGCACACGGACACAAATATAtcaatgtttctttctctttgttataGATCATTTTTTATGTTGAATGCAGTCGATGACACCACAGTGCAGGTTTCTCCTTCTGCAGCCGGTGCAGGCAACAGATTCACAGATCTCACAGGCGTCAGAATGCGTAGCTACAaatgctggaaaaaaaaaaggattttcaaATTCATTTGCTGTCGACCATGTTTATCCACAGAGAAGTTCACAGACATCTGGCCAGTGTTCACCATCTTTAAAACCTCTGCGTGGGCAGTCAGAACTGTCTCCTGCTAAATCATGTTCCCATTACAAGCTGCTTTTTCAATTATGTTTGGAGGAAAACTAATTTTCTCGCCGCAGCTTTTAACATGTGGTTAacgtaaattgaaacaaaacaaaatgcaacaaaactacttggttaagtttagtAAAAGGTCATAATTTGGCagaaaataagtatgtttgtcaCATTatgttctctctggccttccaaccaaactgctgaaccGACATCATCCAAAACGCCGCTGCCCGGATCACGACCCgcaccaaatcctctgaacacatcaccccattctcctgaaacttcactggctccctgttcaatcccggatcaactacaaaaacatcctgctcacctacaaagcccttcacaaactcgctcccacctacctaagtgacctccttcaggagtataccccctcccgctccctccgctcatcttcagctggtctactgacaaTCCCCACATCACACCTCATCACCATGGGAcccagggccttcagctgcactgctcccaagctctgcaactccgtccctccacacatccgacagtccgaaactgttacaacattcaagtcccacctcaaaactcacctgttcaaactggcctactctctgtagtatcaatcatcctgtatcctcctcccctccccccttttctctttattgctttcttcctgtgtctcaaccatatctctggtattgtttgtttgctctcccttccaatgtcctgctgtttttatctcttgtattttgtacggtgtccttgggtgtttTGAAAGGTGCCTCCAAATAAAaggtattattatttaagttatGGATGTCATTAttaaaaagtcaacattgacttttggtttcacacaggacatgGCTCCTCTAAACACTAACGACCGCAGATTTGGATTAGTAACATCTTAATCCTCTTTGTGAGACGTCAAAAGCCAGGACAAAGTATATTTCTCttgaaaaataattgataatgtaGGTTGGTTGTATGGGAACGTGGGCTGGTTGGAAGATCATATCACACAAACAGTTTGTCTGGAGCAGAATGAAGCCTTTAGGCCTCAGCTAGTGGTGGGGCAACAACACACCTCACTCCTCATCAGCAGTCTTGGACAGATAAAGTCAGAACGTTGTTTGGATCTGCTAACAAAACTGAGAATAATACTGAAGAGCAGACAGGTTGGAAACGGTAACGTTGGACTACAGTATCTGGATAATCTGGATCTATTGTTGCTTTGCTTCTGATTGTCTGACTTGTTGCGTTTGTTGACCCGTTGGACTTAGTTGTAGTTATCTAACTGCTCCCAGAGCTCAGCTAGTAACGTAGTGAGTACGATGTTATTATAAGTGGACATAACTGTCCTTTAAAGTACCTGCAGAagctcccctctctccctggtCCCATGATTGTGTTAGCTGAGCGATCCCTCCCTCAGCTGGGGGAACACTTTGGAATATGTGGTTACCACTGAGAGCTTTGACTAAATGATTCAATATATGTTGAgatcagcagtggtggaagaagtattcagatcctatacttaagtactaataccacactgtgaaaatactcctcTTCAAGTAAAAGTGCATTTGGAACATTACTTAAAATGATGTCATTATCAGcacaataaagtaaaagtattgattttatTGATAGCTTTTTACTGCTTTACATGTTTGCAGTTTTTTGTCCAATCTGGAGTCACATTTTCCTACTCTAAACACAATGAGCAGAAAAGCCATCAGTTATGGACCATGAGCACAATTGATGTTGATTTCATAAATAACACGTTTCTTAAAAGCTTACCCAATACCTACATTATGGCTCTTTCTCTTCTTATTCAGCTGCTTTTACTGCAGCAATTATGTCACTATGTATTTCCTACTGTACATTATATAAAGATGACTCATTCATGTTTCTATAGTATGTTGCCAAAAATGCCCACATTCCTCACTCAACCAAAAAGTGTAGAGTGGTTTActgtaaaaggaaaaacaatggATTTCATATTGTTTGTTGCATGAAGAGTAGTTTGTGTACTGCCACAGATTGTTAGCATTGTTAGTGGTTGTGCTATGATGGACTAtatcaggggtcaccaacctttttgattccgagagctacttcaagggtactgaataatacgaagggctacttgtttaatacaaacttcctgaataacatagttgtacggttcacctttaatgataacattatcatcaataataataatcataataaatattcatatgtaaagagactgtctgatcgcatattaatgttaattattcttcacaataattattaacaatgatttatggtaggatttatttatgttgttgttgttctaaatctatttcaacatttgaaagtcagagttatcacatctgatattttaataaatatctttgacagttttgtatgaatgagcacatttgtagcattttgttcaaaatcacaccagttatattttagtacaaagtatcacaaAGTAcaaactgtcacatcttcaaatcatatccttttttttctttcaggtgTTCGCTGTTGGGTGCCGGCACTACATCAGCGCTATCAGACAGGATTGTATACCATcactaacacatgcacacacacatgcacacacggaAATGCTAGGTTGCAATTTGGAAGACTGGATTAGGGAAAGGGAGAAATCATTCTAAAAGATCTTTGAAGGAATCAACTGCAAAGAGCCAATTGTTTACATTAGTGTCACTTGTCCTATTTATTCGGGCAGACAACTCTAGATAAACAACATCCAGAGATGCAAAGACCCAGTGTCTGAAGGTGAGGGAATTAGGAGGCTTCCATTGAACAGCAACCAACTTTTTAGCAGCTGTTAGGCCAGCTAGTAAGATGCGCTTCTCAAGCTTGGAGATATTGAGCTTGGACAGATCATTTATCAGAAGGACGGGCACAGTCACCGGCACTGTCACTGAAAGCACATGTGACATGCCAGAAGACACTTTATTTCCAGTGTCCAGTGCGGCTGGACAGTCCCACATCATGTGAATGAATGTGCCAGGGGCCTTCATAGTGCATAAACTACATGAGGGATCGTCTATTATTTTCATGCAGTGAAGTTTACGCGGGGTTAGATATGTTCTGTGGATATAGTTAAAGTGGATCTGTTGGTGATCAGGATTCCGAGAGGCCTCTTTTATGCTTAACCAAACACCCTCCCATCTGAAATCAGGATCTAAAACTGGACAGTCGCATCTCCATACTCTGTCGAGCAGTAGGTTATCGCACTTTCCATGAAAACCAGAATATCATCCGCGTATAGTGCCACCTGGTGGTGAGTGTCATGAACAAAGATCGGATGTACATTAGGAGATTGCCATATAATCCTGAATGCGGCTGGCAAGCACCTTCGCAAAAAATTTAAGATCTGAATTTAATAAATTTAGTGGCCTATAACTAGCACAATCTGTCAGGTCCTTATCCTTCTTTAAGAGTAAGGAAATCAGGGCTATGTTCACATCCCTCGAAAAACTGCCCTTATCTATCGAATACATTATCATGTCCAAAAGTAATGGACCCAGTTTATTCCAAAATGCCACATAAAACTCGGGAGGTATCCCATCAAAACCTGGTGATTTGTTTCGTTGCATGTTGCATACTGCATCTTTTAATTCCTCTAAGGAAATTGTATCATCAAGATGGGTAGAGTCAGTGACTGTAAATTGTGGTAAGTCTAGCTGACCAAGAAATGCATCACATCTATTCTTGTCCAACTGAACGTGCGAAAAGTCTCATTTATTTGCTTTGGCTCAGTTGTGACATTACCATTCAAAGATTTAATGGAGGTTTAATCTGCAAAATGCTCACTAGACCAGATTTTTTAAGCCAAGAGGTGACTGGGCCTAGACCCGTGGAAGTAATAACGCTGCCTAACCCTATGTATTAGAAATTCTGATCTTTGCTtcaaaatatcatttatttcttttttgacaAATTCACGTTTAGATGCCGTTTGTTTAGAGTAATTATTTAGCAAAATGGAGTCTAGATTAGCAAACTCTGCTTccagatataaatatattataaatatataagagCGCAATAGGAAGCAACTATCAATTTCAACTATCAATTTTCTGGAAAGGTTGTGGCGaggtaaaaaaataatctaTCCTAGAAAAAGATTTATGTCTGGctgaaaaaaatgtataatctTTTACCCGTGGGTTAAAAACTCGCCATATGTCCACTAGTCCCAAACTCCCAGCCCAAGATTGCAGCGCGGCAGTAGCCGACTCCTGATCCCTAGAGGCTGTTAGAAATTGACTGTTCATTTGAATTCCATACTGCGTTCATGTCCGCTCCCACCATGATAGAATACTCGGTTAATTCTAGCATTTTTTGTGTTTAGGTATCATAAAAATCCGTATCAAACGTATTTGGGGCATAAGCAGAGACAAGAGCCACCTTTCTCCCACACATTTCCACCCTGGCTATAGTTATCCTCCCTGCAGTGTCTGCCCATATGTCCAGCACCTTAACGCTCAAATTACGTCTAGATACAATGGCTACTCCTTTGGTTTTGGAGTTAGCTGAAGAGGATGCAATAGTGTGATATAATTTATTGGCAATACGCCCAGAATCTTTACTCAGCAGGTGCGTCTCTTGTAGGAAAGCCTGATTAA
Encoded proteins:
- the trappc6b gene encoding trafficking protein particle complex subunit 6b, whose product is MADEAPFQFLHNEVIQYIYKSADNGETENGRNIAKLENMGFRVGQGLIERLTKDTVRFKDELDIMKFVCKDFWTCVFKKQIDNLRTNHQGIYVLQDNKFRLLSQLSAGKQYLEHAPKYLAFSCGLVRGALSNLGVKSIVTAEVSVMPACKFQIMIQKM